The genomic window AAGCTCGGGCCGAGCCGCCAGATGACGAAGATGCGCCGGTGTTGCGACCAGCACCGAGACAGGGACATCCGCCATGCGGGGCAGCAACTCCTCGGGTCGCAGGAGGCTCTCGGCCTGGAAGGCGCGTCCCGTCGCAAGTGGCCAGAGAACGCGGAGCAAGAAACCATAGAGATGCTGATGGGGTGCCGTTGCGAAGACATGCGCCTCCACCGGAACACCGGCCCCGATCCGACGCTCGAGTTCGACCACCTCCTCGAGATGGCAAAACGCCTTGGGGATCTCCTTGGCGCGCCCGGTCGTGCCAGAAGTAAAGAGCTGAACGATGGGCCGTTCAGGATCGAGCTCGATCGGCCACGGGTCACCCGCGTGGGCCAGGGGATCCAACGCCGTGCCGGTGTTTGCCCCGGAATCTGCCTCGCTGGCGCCGCGATCCCGGAGCACGCCGTCGCAGAACGACGACAGCTCGCGAAGTGTCCCGTCCTGGCGGTTCGGAGGCACCCACGCTTCGCCGCCGACCCGCGCGACGGCGAACAAGCCCACTGCAAAGGCGTAGGCACTCGTGGTATCCAACAGGATCTTCGAGCCCGGTCGCTCCTCGAGCCGATGGGCCAATCCCCCGACATGTCGCAGGAAACCGCCGACGTCATAGATCGCTCGGCGATCCCACGCGACCGGCGCAGATTCGGCGCGCGGCTGCGCGAGCAGCTGATGGAGGGGAACGCAGGCCACGGATCAGGCCAGCCGCGCCGCCACCAGATCGACGACATCTTGCAGGGTGACGAGAGACCGCAGGTCGCCTTCGTCGATCTCGAGGTCGACCTCATCTTCGAGACGCACCAGCAATGCGACGGCATCGACGCTATCGAGGTCGAGATCGTCCGCAAGGTGAGCCGAAGGACGCAGCTCCTCGTCGGCGAACTTGAACTCGGCGCGCAGGACTTTCCGCACGATGCCCCAGATCTCCTCGGTCGAAGACAAGGCGGACCAGCCCGGCCTAGCCGCGCTGGTCCGTGACGAATTGCGCCAGGCTCTCCACCGAGAAGAAGATCTTCTGGTTCTCGTCCGGATCGTCGCCGACCGTCACGCCGTATTTCTCCTCCAGGGACATCGCCAGCTCGAGAGCGTCGATCGAATCCAAGCCAAGCCCTTCGACGAAGAGCGGCGCTGCGGTCTCGATCTCTTCGGGGGCGATGTCTTCGAGCGCAAGAGACTCGACGATGATCTTCTTGATCTCCAGATGGAGCGCGTCGCTAGTCAAGATCGAGCACCTTCAGGTAGTGGCCGCGCAACGCGGCCGTGAGTTTTCGGGCAGCGAGCATCGGAGGCTCGCTCCCATCGAGGACCTTGCTTGGCGAAAACGGCGGCATCACGCGCATTTCCACTTCTGGGGTCCGGTCCGGAACCTCATGCCAGCGTTCGCCTTTCGTCAAGATCGGGATGTCCGTTCGAATCACGACCGGTAGAAGATCGCAACCACTCCGCAGCGCGACATGGGCGGCTCCCCGTTCGAACCGACCCAAGCCACCCGACGGCGAGCGCGTGCCCTCCGGGAACATCACCACAGTCCGCCCACTGCGCAAGCAGTCCACAGCAGCATCGACGGAGGCCTGCGCGGCGTCGCTGGGAATGAACGCCACAGCCTCGCCAACACTGCGAATCAGGGGAACCCTGGCCCAGTTCGGACTCATGAAGTTGTCGGATTGGGAGAGGTGCCGGACGATCAGCGCGGAATCGATCGCCGACGGATGATTGGCGACGATCAGCCGCGGTCCGGGCCCGGCGAGCGCCTCGATACCCACGTTGCGCAGCCGAAACAGGCGAAGCGCCAGCATCAAGCGGACGAAGCTGTCGTAGGCCCGGCGAAGCATCCGCTGTGCAGCGTCCCGGCCCATCGGGGCGCCGACCAGGCGGCGCAACCCGACCCAGAGCGTGATGCCCAACGCTCCAAGCCCATAGTACGCGTACGCCAGGCCCGTTCGGAGCTGACGCCATTTTGCCCTCTGCCACCGTCCCACAGCCGTCAGACGATAACACCTCAGAGGCAGGCCCCGGGGGACATCGCAAGCCCTTTGGAGAGGATCCGCGCGTGGATTCCGAAACCTTCCGGTAGGATCAGGGCGTGGATTCCGAGACCTTCCGGCTGGGCCAGGACCCGCTGCAGCTCCCCGATGTGCTGGCCCTCGCCCGGGGCGAGCGCCACCTCGCCCTTTGGGAGGACGATGGCTATCGCCGCCGGCTGCGAGCGGGGCAGGAGGCCGTCCGAGCCCGGCTCGCCGAGGGCAGCCCTGTGTACGGCGTGACGACCGGGGTCGGCGCTTCCGTGGCCAATGCGATCCCGCAGGAGTTGCAGGAGGAAATGCCCCATCAGCTGCTGCGCTTCCACGGTTGCGGCACGGGGCGCATCCTCGACGAGGAAGAGGCGGCCACCGTGGTCGTCGTACGGGCGGCCTCTCTCGCCCGCGGGCACTCCGGCGTGAGCGAGGCGCTGCTCGAGCGCCTGTGCCTGGTCCTCGAGCATCGGTTGTTGCCGCGCATTCCCGCCGAGGGCTCGGTCGGGGCCAGCGGTGATTTGACGCCCCTCTCGTACCTCGCCGCCATGCTGATCGGCGAACGCGAGGTGACCCTCGGCGGGCGGCTCATGGCGGCCGATGTCGCCTGGGCCGAGCTGGGTGTGGAACCTCTCCTGCTTGGCCCGAAGGAGAGCCTGGCCTTGATGAATGGCACCAGCATGATGGCGGCCCTCGGCTGTCTCGTCTGGGAGCAGGCGGAGCGCCTGGCGCGGCTTGCGGCCGCGGTCACGGCCGTCGTCAGCGAGGTATGCCACGGCAATCCGGGTCATTTCGATGCGCGGGTCTTCTCGTGGAAGCCCCATCCGGGCACCGAACGGGCCGCCAGCTGGATTCGCGGAGACCTGGAGCGCCATGACGACCTGGTCCAGGGCCGACTCCAGGATCGCTACTCGATCCGCTGCGCACCTCACGTGTTAGGCGTGCTACTCGATGCCGCAGCCTTCGCCAAAGACCTGCTCGAGATCGAAGTGAACGGCGTGAACGACAACCCGCTCGTCGATCCGGAGCGCGGCGACGTCCTGCACGGCGGCAACTTCTACGGTGGTCATGTCGCCCTCGCCATGGACACCTTGAAGACCGCGATCGCCAGCGTGGCCGATCTCCTCGATCGCCAGCTCACCCTGCTTTGCTGCCCCGATACGAGTGATGGCCTCCCAGAGAACCTGGTTGCAAGAACCGGGAACGGCGCTCTCGTCCACCACGGTTTCAAGGCCATGCAGATCAGCGCTTCGGCCCTCACGGCCGAGGCGCTGAAGCTGACCATGCCCGCCGCGGCGTTCAGCCGGAGCACTGAATCCCACAATCAGGACAAGGTGAGCATGGGCACGATCGCCGCCCGGGATGGTCTTCGAATCGCAGAGCTTACGGAGACCGTGAGCGCCATTGCGGTATTGGCTGTCTGCCAGGCAGTCGACCTGCGCGAGCGCGAAGGGCAGGCTCCGGGCCGTCGCGCCGGGTTGCTTCGAGATGCCGTGCGCAAAGCCGTGCCTGGCCTCGAACAAGACCGGCGACAGGATCACGACATCGCTCGCGTGCTCGAACTGCACCGGACCGGAACGGTCGGCCTGGAGCCGTGATCGCAGGGAAGACCCTCGCTGTGATGACCTGGTTCGCGGCGATGTTCTTCGTGCTCGGCCCGTGGCTCGTCCTGTGGGCGTCGGGCAGCGGCTTCGCGGACGGCTGGAATCATTCATCGCTGGCCGGTAGAGCCGCACTCGGCCTTGCGCTCATGGTCCTGGCCATCCAGGTGGTCCAATTCGTGCGGCTCGGCCGGGGAACGCCGGCACCCTTCGATCCGCCGCGAGCCTTCGTCATCGAAGGACCCTACCGATGGTCCCGCAACCCGATGTACCTGCTCTACGTCGTGATCATGCTGGCCGAAGCCTGGGCCTTTGCCTGCCCAGCCCTCGTACTCTACGCAGCCGGCTTCTTCGCACTCGCGCACTTCTTCGTGGTGAAATTCGAGGAACCGGGCCTCCACGAGCGTTTCGGTGCCGAGTACGAAGCCTACGCGAAGCGGGTTCCACGCTGGCTGTCCTAGGTCTTCCTCACAGCCCGAAGCGCGCGGGATTCAGGGCGTCACAAT from bacterium includes these protein-coding regions:
- a CDS encoding acyl carrier protein, with translation MRKVLRAEFKFADEELRPSAHLADDLDLDSVDAVALLVRLEDEVDLEIDEGDLRSLVTLQDVVDLVAARLA
- a CDS encoding acyl carrier protein; this translates as MTSDALHLEIKKIIVESLALEDIAPEEIETAAPLFVEGLGLDSIDALELAMSLEEKYGVTVGDDPDENQKIFFSVESLAQFVTDQRG
- a CDS encoding 1-acyl-sn-glycerol-3-phosphate acyltransferase, producing the protein MGRWQRAKWRQLRTGLAYAYYGLGALGITLWVGLRRLVGAPMGRDAAQRMLRRAYDSFVRLMLALRLFRLRNVGIEALAGPGPRLIVANHPSAIDSALIVRHLSQSDNFMSPNWARVPLIRSVGEAVAFIPSDAAQASVDAAVDCLRSGRTVVMFPEGTRSPSGGLGRFERGAAHVALRSGCDLLPVVIRTDIPILTKGERWHEVPDRTPEVEMRVMPPFSPSKVLDGSEPPMLAARKLTAALRGHYLKVLDLD
- a CDS encoding aromatic amino acid lyase, whose product is MDSETFRLGQDPLQLPDVLALARGERHLALWEDDGYRRRLRAGQEAVRARLAEGSPVYGVTTGVGASVANAIPQELQEEMPHQLLRFHGCGTGRILDEEEAATVVVVRAASLARGHSGVSEALLERLCLVLEHRLLPRIPAEGSVGASGDLTPLSYLAAMLIGEREVTLGGRLMAADVAWAELGVEPLLLGPKESLALMNGTSMMAALGCLVWEQAERLARLAAAVTAVVSEVCHGNPGHFDARVFSWKPHPGTERAASWIRGDLERHDDLVQGRLQDRYSIRCAPHVLGVLLDAAAFAKDLLEIEVNGVNDNPLVDPERGDVLHGGNFYGGHVALAMDTLKTAIASVADLLDRQLTLLCCPDTSDGLPENLVARTGNGALVHHGFKAMQISASALTAEALKLTMPAAAFSRSTESHNQDKVSMGTIAARDGLRIAELTETVSAIAVLAVCQAVDLREREGQAPGRRAGLLRDAVRKAVPGLEQDRRQDHDIARVLELHRTGTVGLEP
- a CDS encoding isoprenylcysteine carboxylmethyltransferase family protein, which gives rise to MIAGKTLAVMTWFAAMFFVLGPWLVLWASGSGFADGWNHSSLAGRAALGLALMVLAIQVVQFVRLGRGTPAPFDPPRAFVIEGPYRWSRNPMYLLYVVIMLAEAWAFACPALVLYAAGFFALAHFFVVKFEEPGLHERFGAEYEAYAKRVPRWLS